Sequence from the Fictibacillus arsenicus genome:
CAAAATCTTGTGTTGTGGACAACTTCTTTACACAAGGTATGGGCGTTGTGGATAAGTAACAATAATCCGTTGCCAAGCTTACTTTTTTTTGATATGCTTGTTGTGTTTTAACTCGTTAATAACATCTCAGCTATACAAAGTTATTCACATGCTGTGGATAAAGTTGTGGACAGTTTAAATTCACTGTTTAAAAGGTTGTCCACAAACACTGTATGGCTGTTTATAATCCTATTATCTACTATATTAATTATCATTCACATATCATGTGGACTTTTATTTTTATGCATAGGTATTCACTGCATGTACAAACCTTAAACAACAGGGAAAACGACTGCTGAAATAGGATGACTAAAAAGAGATAAGGGGGGTAAATTGGTTGGAAAACATTAATGACCTATGGTCCAAAGCACTTGCGGCTATAGAAAAAAAAGTTAGTAAGCCCAGCTTTGAAACCTGGTTAAAATCAACAACAGCCCATGCATTGCAAAATGATACGCTTGTCATCACAGCACCTAATGAATTTGCGCGTGATTGGCTGGAATCAAGGTATGCTGGCATTATTTCGGAAACCTTGCTGGACGTTACTGGTGCGGCATTAGATGTAAAGTTCATCATTCCACAAAATCAGTCAGATTTAGATTTAGACTTGGAGCTGTCGATGAAAAAAGCACCAAAAGCGCCAAATGAACCTCACGAAGAAGTTTCTCAAAGTATGCTTAATCCAAAGTACACGTTCGACCGGTTTGTAATCGGTTCTGGAAACCGCTTTGCGCATGCTGCATCACTAGCTGTAGCAGAAGCACCGGCGAAAGCATACAATCCGCTATTTATTTATGGTGGAGTCGGGTTAGGAAAAACGCATTTGATGCATGCGATCGGACATTATGTACTGGAACATAATCCAGGGGCAAAAGTTGTTTATTTGTCATCAGAAAAATTTACAAATGAATTCATAAATTCTATTCGAGATAATAAAACAGTTGAATTTCGCAATAAGTTCCGCAGTGTGGACGTGCTTCTTATAGATGATATTCAATTCCTTGCGGGAAAAGAACAGACGCAAGAGGAATTTTTCCATACATTCAATGCACTACATGAAGAAAGCAAACAGATTGTAATCTCAAGTGACCGTCCTCCAAAGGAAATTCCTACATTAGAGGACAGACTCCGTTCACGTTTTGAATGGGGATTGATAACGGATATTACGCCGCCAGATCTGGAAACAAGGATTGCAATTCTGCGAAAAAAGGCGAAAGCTGAAGGTCTTGATATTCCAAATGAAGTTATGCTTTATATCGCAAATCAAATCGATACAAACATTCGTGAACTTGAAGGTGCACTTATACGTGTTGTAGCTTATTCTTCTTTAATTAATCAAGATATGAACGCAGATTTGGCTGCAGAAGCACTGCGTGATATCATACCGTCAGCAAAACCAAGGACTCTTACCATTCATCATATACAAGAAGTAGTCGGCAAACATTATAACGTTAAGCTCGAAGATTTCACGGCGAAAAAGAGAACAAAATCAGTTGCTTTTCCAAGACAGATCGCTATGTATCTTTCACGTGAGCTAACTGATAACTCACTTCCTAAAATCGGGGAAGAATTTGGTGGCCGTGATCATACAACTGTTCTTCATGCACATGAAAAGATTTCAAGATTGCTTATTACAGATCAAGTGCTGCAAAAGAAAGTACAAGAAATTCATGATCAGTTAAAATCGATCTAAATAGCAACCTTGAATACTGTGAATAACTACTGTTGCTTTATACACAGTCTGTCCACATGT
This genomic interval carries:
- the dnaA gene encoding chromosomal replication initiator protein DnaA codes for the protein MENINDLWSKALAAIEKKVSKPSFETWLKSTTAHALQNDTLVITAPNEFARDWLESRYAGIISETLLDVTGAALDVKFIIPQNQSDLDLDLELSMKKAPKAPNEPHEEVSQSMLNPKYTFDRFVIGSGNRFAHAASLAVAEAPAKAYNPLFIYGGVGLGKTHLMHAIGHYVLEHNPGAKVVYLSSEKFTNEFINSIRDNKTVEFRNKFRSVDVLLIDDIQFLAGKEQTQEEFFHTFNALHEESKQIVISSDRPPKEIPTLEDRLRSRFEWGLITDITPPDLETRIAILRKKAKAEGLDIPNEVMLYIANQIDTNIRELEGALIRVVAYSSLINQDMNADLAAEALRDIIPSAKPRTLTIHHIQEVVGKHYNVKLEDFTAKKRTKSVAFPRQIAMYLSRELTDNSLPKIGEEFGGRDHTTVLHAHEKISRLLITDQVLQKKVQEIHDQLKSI